The DNA window CATTTCCGTCGGCCCATCCAGCGCAGAAGGTGCCGAAGGCGACTTCGTACTTGAAGCCCCTGATTTTTCCGATAGCTGGCTGGCTCCGCTGTGGCTGCTGATGGCACAGGGCTATGCGCTGCAGCGTTCGGCCGCGATGGGCTACACGCCCGACAACCCCTTCCCCGACGGCACGGTCAACCGCGTGGTACAGGGTGTGACCATTCATTCCCACGGTTGAGCGGACGCGGCGCATGCAGACCTGGTACGGCATCGACATCGGCGGCACCAAGATTGAACTGGCAGCCTGCGACGCGCACGGCGCGGTCCAACACCGCCAGCGCGTGGCCACGCCATGCCATGACTACGCGGCGTTCCTCGACAGCGTGGCCGCACTGGTCGGCCAGGCGGACGAAACGCTGGGCAACCCCTGCCAGGCCATTGGCATCGCCCTGCCCGGGGTGCGCGACGCTGACAGCGGACGCCAGCTCAGCGCCAACGTCCCGGCCCTGACCGGGCGCACGGTGGGCGCGGACCTGCAGGCGCGCCTGCAGCGGCCCCTGGCGCTGGGCAACGACCTGCAGTGCTTTGCGCTCTCCGAAGCGCAGGGCGGCGCGGCCGACGGCTACCCGAGCATGTTCGGGGTGATCCTCGGCACCGGTGCCGGCGGTGGCTATTGCAAGGACGGTCGGCTGGTGCCCGGCAACAACGGCATGGCCGGCGAGTGGGGCCACTGGAGCCTGCCCGCCACGCTACAGCTGCGCCACGACCTGCCGTTGCTGGACTGTGGCTGCGGCCTGCGCGGCTGCCTGGAGCGCTATGTGTCCGGCAGCGGCCTGGCGCTGATCCATGCCCGCCAGGGCGGCGATGCGCTGGACGCACAGCAGGTGGTGGAACGCGCCAACGGCGGCGATGCCGTCGCCCAGCGCGCGTTGGCCATTCACCGCGACCTGCTGGGTTACTGCTTTGCCAGCCTGATCCTGGCACTGGACCCGCACGTGATCGTGCTCGGCGGCGGCTTGTCCAAGCTCGAACCGCTGTATCGCGATCTGCCGGCCGCCATTGCCCCCTACCTGTTTGCGGGTGTGCGGGTGCCGCCGATTCTGCCGCCGGTGTTCGGCGATGCCGGTGGCGCGCGCGGCGCGGCGCTGCTGGCCTGCCAGCAGCATCCGGCGCGCTGATCCCCACACATTCTGATTCCACGACAACCGGAGCCTTGCCATGTCCGCCGTACACGCCTTGATCGCCGCCCATCGCCAGGGCCAGCCCGTCGGGCTGTACAGCGTGTGTTGCAGCAATGAGCAGGTGCTGCGGGCCGCCATGCAGGTGGCGCAGCACTACGGCACCCTGCTGTTGATCGAGGCCACCTCCAACCAGGTGGATCAGTTCGGCGGTTACACCGGCATGACCCCGGCGCAGTATCGCGACTACGTGCATGCACTGGCAGACGAACAGCAGTTCCCGCGGGACCGGCTGGTGCTGGGCGGCGACCACCTGGGCCCGAATGCCTGGCAGAAGGGTCCGGCAGACGTGGCCATGGCCCACGCGCGTGAGCTCATCGCCGCGTACGTGGCTGCCGGCTTCCACAAGATCCACCTGGACTGCAGCATGTCCTGCGCCGATGATCCGACGCCCTTGCCCGATGCGACGGTCGCGACGCGCTCGGCCGAACTGGCGCGGGTCGCCGAACGCACCGCCGCCGAACACGGACTGCCACCTCCGGTGTACGTGATCGGCACGGAAGTGCCCGTGCCGGGCGGGGAATCCTCGCTGGAAGGCGGCCTCGCCGTCACCACGCCGGAGGCGGCGGCCACCACACTGACCATCCATCGCGACGCCTTCGCCACGCCCGACCTGTTGCCGGCCTGGGAACGTGTGCTGGCGATGGTGGTGCAGCCCGGAGTGGATTTCGACCACAGCAGCGTGCATTACTACGACCCGCCGGCAGCGCAGGCGCTTTCGGCGTTCGTCGAGTCGCAGCCGCGCATCGTGTTCGAAGCCCACTCCACCGACTATCAGACCGAAGCGGGGCTGCATGCCCTGGTGCGCGACCACTTCGCCATTCTCAAGGTCGGGCCGGCGGCAACCTATGCGTTCCGCGAAGCGGTGTTCGCGCTGGCGATGATCGAGAACGCGCTGCTGCCAGCAGCGCAGTGCTCGCAGCTGATCGAGGTGCTGGACCGCGTCATGTGCGAGAAGCCGGGCTACTGGCGCAACTACTACACCGGCACCGACGCGGAACAGCAGCGTCTGCGTCGCTACTCACTGAGCGACCGCAGCCGCTACTACTGGGGGGAGCCGGCCGTGCAGGCCGCGCTGGCCACCTTGGTCGAAAACCTCACCCGGCAGCGGCCGCCGCTGATGCTGCTGAGCCAGTTCCTGCCGGAGCAGCGCGCCGCCGTTCAGGCCGGCACGCTCAGCGACGAACCGCTTGCGCTGATCCAGCACAAGGTGGCGCTGCGCCTGGCCGAGTATGCCCGCGCCTGCGGTAGCGAAGGCCCATTCGAAACCTTATCGGCAGCGGGGCTTTCGGAAGAGTAAGCTTCGGCTTTCCTTCTGAAAGGGACTTCACGACCATGCGAAACACACGGCAGCGGCGCCAGCAGATCATGCAGATGCTGGTGGAGCACGGCAGCGTGCAGGTCAGCGAACTGGTGGAGCGCTTCGGGGTGTCGGCGGTGACCATCCGCACCGACCTCACCCACGTGGAAGCGCAGGGATTGGCCACGCGTACCCACGGCGGTGCCACCCTGATGCGCACGCCGCCGCTGGAGCAGGACATCCATGAAAAGGACACGCTCAACCTGCCACTGAAGGACAGCATCGGCGCGCACGCCGCGCAGCAGGTGCGCCCTGGCGACAACATCATCATCGACTCCGGCTCCACCACCATGACCCTGGCGCGGCACTTACGTGCTCACCGCGATGTGACGGTGATGACCAATGGTCTGAACATCGCCTGGGAACTGGCCAACGCCCCCGGCGTGGAACTCATGCTCACCGGTGGCCTGCTGCGCAAGCAGTCGTTGTCGCTGCAGGGCAGCCAGGCCGAAGCCAGCCTCAATACCTACAGTTTTGACACCCTGTTCCTGGGCGTGGATGGCCTGGACCTGCAGTTTGGTCTGACCACCCATCATGAAGCCGAAGCCAGCCTCAACCACCGCATGGTGGAGCGGGCACGGCGGGTGGTGGTGCTGACCGACGCGTCCAAGTTTGGACGGGTCAGCCTGCATCGCATTGCCCGGCTGGAACAGGTCCATACCATCATCACCGACGCCAGCATTGACGCCGAGTATCTGGAAGGGCTGCAACGGCTGGGCATCGAAGTGATCATCGCCGAGACCCCTGCATGACATCAGCATCCGCCTCGCACGCCATCCCGAACTCCCGCGCAGAAGGCCCCCGTTGGCCGGTGCGCTACCTCTTGTTCATTGGCGGCATGGGCGGACTGCTGTACGGCATCGACATCGGCATCATCGCCGGCGCGCTGCCTTATCTGGAGGCCACTGCCACGGCCAGCTGGCACCTCACCAGCCAGCAGCTGGGCTTCGTGGTCGCGGCGGTGCTGCTGGGCAGCGTGCTGTCCTCATTGTTTGCAGGAGCCATCGCCGATCTGATCGGCCGGCGCAATACTCTGGTGCTGGCAGGCGCGCTGTTCACCCTGAGCATTCCGGTGATGGCGCTGTCGGAAGGGTATGCCGCACTGCTGCTGGGGCGGCTGCTGCAGGGCGTCAGTGGCGGTTTGATCGGCGTGGTGGTGCCGCTGTATCTGGCCGAGGTGCTCAGCCCGGAGCGCCGTGGTCGTGGTGCTGGCCTGTTCCAGCTGCTGCTGACCATCGGCCTGGTGCTGGCTGCGGTGATCGGTCTGTACCAGGCGCACGCGGTGGATGCCGCCGCCGAGAGTGTGCGCCATCTGCCCGCAGCCGAGCAGCAACGGCTGCTGTTCGAGGTCAAAGACCACGCGTGGCGCACCATCTTCTGGAGCTGTTTGTTGCCTGGGCTGGTGTTTACCTTCGGCGCACTGTTCATCAGTGAATCCCCACGCTGGCTGGCCCGGCGCGGCCAGCTCGACAAGGCCCGAGCCGCACTGCAGCGCACCGTCGCGCCCAGCGAGGTCGAACCCACGCTGCAGAGCATGCAGGCCCCGGAGCAGACCCAGGCACTGGCCCGTGGCGCGCAGGCGCGCGACCCGTTGCTTAGCCGGCGCTACGTGTGGCCCTTCGTGCTGGCCTGCCTGGTGCTGGCCTTTACCCAGGCCACCGGCATCAATTCGGTGCTGGCCTACGCGGTGAACATTCTCAACCAGGCCGGTCTGCCCGGTGCCGTCGCCAACTGGGCGGATGTGGCGATCAAGCTGCTCAACGCGATCATGACCGTGGTCGCGTTGGTGCTGGTGGACCGCAAGGGTCGCAAGTTCCTGCTGATGCTGGGCACCGGCGGCATCACGGTGGCCCTGCTGTGTGCGGCGCTGCTGTTCGTGCGCGGCGAACAGGGGCGGCTGGACGTACAACCGATCCTGCAGCAGCAGGTAAGCGGCGAAGCCCTGGACCTGACGATGGACGCAGCGCAGTGGGCGCAGCTGGATCGCCAGGCCGGCCCGCAACCGCAGCAGCTGACGGTGTCCTACGCCTACGGTGACTTCAGCAATGTGCGTTCGCTGCGCAGCGACAGCCTCACCGATGGCACGCTGCAGATCCGCCGCGATGATGCGGTGTCGGCCGACAGCGTGATCGGCCGCTTTTTCCGCAGCCTGCACCTGAATCCCTTCCCTGACCCCGCCACGGCCGCCACGGCACCGCTGGTGATCGAACGCGCCAGCATCGGCCCGGTGCCCTCACCCGCCCACGGCTGGCTGGTGGCCGGCTGCATCCTGCTGTTCGTCGCGTTCTTCGCGGTCGGCCCCGGCGTGTGCGTGTGGCTGGCGCTCTCCGAGCTGATGCCCACCCGCATTCGTTCCAACGGCATGAGCATCGCCCTGCTGATCAACCAGTTCGTGTCGACCGTGATCGCCGCGCTGTTCCTGCCCACGGTGGGGCATTACGGCTACGCCAGCATGTTCTTCTTCTGGGCCGGCTGCACGCTGCTGTATTTCCTGGTGGCGGCCTTCTGGCTGCCGGAAACCAAGGGCAAGACACTGGAAGAGATCGAAGCGCGGTTCCGGTAACGCGGGCACTGGCTGGGCACTGCCATGCCACTCCTCCTGGTACCCCGTAGAGCCGGGCTTGCCCGGCTGCTCTTCGCGCTGGCCCGGAACCCTGCGCAGACGCGCATGGCGCGTCTCTACGTGGCCTGGGTCAGCGCAATCGGCTTTTCAGTTCATTACATCAACGTGCAAGTTGCGTCGCGGCCGATCAATCATCGTCTGGATTCAACGGAGCATCTAGGTCAATGTCCACACCGGCTACCAGCTTCTGGAGCGACGCCACCCGTTTTGGATCTGCGCGGGTGACATTGCAGCCTGATTTCATGTCCGCTTCGAGGAAAGCCAGGAACGACGCCAACGCCGGATCATCGTGCTGCTCACCTTTGGTCAGGCGCACTTGGCCATTCGCCGGAACTTCGTGGATTCGATGCATGGACTCTCCTGACGTTTCATGGTGTTCTGGCACAGACCCACAGCGTAGCGCGGCGTAGGCCATGACTGTGTAGCGAGTGCACCGCCGCCTGCAGGGTCGCGCCGGTGGTCATGACGTCATCGACCAGCGTCAGCGCTTTGGGCGGCGCGGAGCGCACTGCGAACGCATCGCGCATGTTCCGCTGGCGGGCCTCCGCCCCCAACTCCGACTGTGCGGCCGTCGCCCGCTGACGCACCAGGCCCTGCCAGAGCGGCAGGCACATTTCCCTGGCCAGCGGCCGCGTCAGTTCCAGCGCCTGATCGTAACCGCGCTTGCGCAAGCGCTTACGGTGCAGCGGCATGGGCAACAGCGGTTCGGTGAGAAACGCCGGCACCCGTCGCAGCATCAACTGGGACAGCAGGCGGCCGGCGGCCAGATCCTGGTGAAACTTGAAGCGCAGGATCAGCTGGTCAACCGGCGGGGCATAGACGAAGGTGGCTGCGGCAGCCGCCTGCAGCGGGGGATCGATCAAGCACGCGCCGCAGCAGACTGCCGGTTCGTTCTCCGGCAACGGCAGCGCGCACACCGGGCAGGCATGATCATTCCACGGCAGCGCAGCGTGGCAGGCGCGGCACAGGTCCAGCCCATCCGCACCGGGCTCGGAGCACACCAGGCAATGCAGCGGCAGGGCCTGCAGCGCAAGCCAGGAAAGAGCACGGGCAAGTGCATGAAACACAGTGGAGTTCCGGGCAGGGAGTGAGACCCAGCGTGCCCACTCCCGCCCCACACCGGCATCAGAGGACGCCGGTTCCGCACGTCATCCGACTACGGATGCTGGCCGGTAATTTCTGCGTACATCTGCTGTGCGTCCTGCATATCCTCCAACCCGTTGACCTGCATCGCCTTGCCGAATGGCCCGCGAATGGTGGCCACGGTCAGCACCCGGTCGCCCACGGTGAAGGCAATGCGCTTGCCCACGCGTGCTTCGGTGGCCGCCAGCATGCGTGTCCCCGCCTCTTCGGTCAGCTCCAGGTTCAGTACCGGCGTTCCGGTGTGTGCATCGGTGTCCAAGGCCACGCTGTGCACATCCGCGGTCACCAGGAAGGGCGGTTCCAACAAGGCGAGCGGATGCCCTTCCGCATCAGTGAGGCGGGTGGATGTCGGCAGGCCCTGCTCGTCCACCTCCCGCATCAGCAGCGTGGCCTGCGGCAGCGGTGCAGCGCCCTGCCTCGCCTCAGGCGTCTGCGTCAATGCGGGAGGGGGGGTGCAGGCGGTGAGCCCACTGGCGGTCAGGAGGGTCGCCAGCATGTAGGTTCGAAGCAATCGCGCGTCCATGTTGAATTAATCCATCACTAAGTCCGTCAGTGATGACTTTATCCAACAAAGGGTTACGACATCACCCTTCCGTAAACCTTAATGACGAACTTAAAGTTGACAGGATTGAATCCACTCCCCACACTCCCGCCCTTTCACCGCAACCGGCAGGCCGCCCATGTCCACCGCCCTCCGCCACGACTGGCAGTCGCAGGAACTGCTGCAGCTGTTCGACCTGCCGTTCCCGGAGCTGCTGTTCCGTGCCGCAGCGGTGCACCGCGAGCACTTCGACCCGGCCCAGGTGCAGGTGTCCACGCTGCTGTCGGTGAAGACCGGCGGCTGCCCCGAGGACTGCGCCTACTGCCCGCAGGCGCAGCGCTACGACACCGGAGTGGCGGCGCAGAAGCTGATGGCCACAGAAGAAGTAGTTGCCCGCGCACGCCAGGCCAAAGCCGCCGGTGCCTCGCGGTTCTGCATGGGCGCGGCGTGGCGTTCGCCCAAGGACCGTGACATCCCGAAGGTGGCCGCGATGATCCGCGAGGTGAAAGCGCTGGGCCTGGAAACCTGCGCCACCCTGGGCATGCTCGACCGGCCCCAGGCCGATGCGCTGCGTGCGGCCGGTCTGGACTACTACAACCACAATCTGGACACCGCGCCGGATTACTACGACAGCATCATCCACACCCGCCAGTACCAGGACCGCCTGGACACGCTCGAACACGTGCGCGACGCGGGCCTGAAGACCTGCTGCGGCGGCATCGTAGGCATGGGCGAGACCCGCCAGCACCGTGCCGGCCTGCTGCTGGCGCTGGCCAACCTGCCCAGCCACCCTGATTCGGTGCCGATCAACCGGCTGGTGCAGGTCGCGGGCACCCCACTGCATGGCAGTGCGGAACTGGACCCGTTCGAGTTCGTGCGCATGATCGCGGTGGCGCGCATCGTGATGCCGCGCTCCATGGTGCGGCTGTCGGCCGGGCGCGAGGCGATGAGCGACGAGCTGCAGGCGCTGTGCTTCCTCGCCGGTGCCAATTCCATCTTCTACGGTGAAAAGCTGCTGACCACCGGCAACCCGGACACCGCCCGCGACCAGGCCCTGTTCGAGCGCCTGGGCCTGCAGCCGATGGGACAGGCGGCCTGAGCTTCCGACCGGGGGTGCGGCGCCCACGCCGCCAACCGGGTACGCTAGCTGCCCTCCCCGACCATGCTTATGACGACCATGGCCCGCCCTGACCTGCAGGAACGACTTCAGTCCCAGCGCAAGCTTCGCCAGGCGCAGGGCCGCATCCGTGTGCGCCGCACCGTGACCCGCCGCGATGGCGTGCGTCTGGAAGTGGACGGGCAGTGGCTGACCGGCTTCTGCAGCAACGACTACCTGGGTCTGTCCCAGCAGTTCGGCGTGGTCAGCGCGCTGCAGGATGCCGCCGCGCGCGAAGGTGCCGGAGCCACGGCTTCGCACCTGATCTGCGGCCACCACGCGCTGCACGAGGCGCTGGAACAGGAAATGGCCGACTGGCTGGGTTACCCGCGTGCCCTGCTGTTCGGCAGCGGCTTCGCCGCCAACCTGGCGGTGCAGCAGGCCCTGCTCAGCGAGGAAGACGACGTCTGTGTGCAGGACCGTCTGAACCACGCCAGCCTGCTTGATGCCACCCGGCTGGCGGGCTGCCGCTTGCGCCGCTACCCGCACCTGGACAGCGAAGGCGCGCTGCGCCAGCTCAAGCACGCGCCGGAAGGCGCGGCGATGCTGGTCACCGATGGTGTATTCAGCATGGACGGCGATATCGCCCCGCTGCGTTCGCTGTCGCTGGTGGCACGCATGCAGGAAGCGCTGCTGTACGTGGACGATGCGCATGGCATCGGCGTGGTCGGCGAACATGGCCGCGGCTGTGTGGCTGACGCTGGCCTGGGCGTGACCGACGTACCGCTGCAGCTGGCCACGCTGGGCAAGGCGTTGGGCAGCAGCGGCGCGGTGGTGCTGGGTGATGATGCGATGATCCAGCATCTGGCCGAGACCGCTCGCCCCTACATCTACACCACGGCGATTTCGCCGGCGCAGGCCGCCGCCTCGCTGGCGGCAGTGAAGCTGGCCCGTCGCGACGACTGGCGGCGCGAGAAGCTGACCGAACTGGTCGGCGTGTTCCGCGCTGGCGCACGTCAGCACGGGCTGGAACTGATGCCGTCGGACACCCCGATCCAGCCGCTGCTGTGCGGCTCGGAAGCCACCGTGGTGGCGCTCTCGGCGGCGCTGGAAACCGCCGGGTTCCTGGTCAGCGCGATCCGTCCACCGACCGTGCCGGAAGGCAAGGCGCGTCTGCGCGTGACGCTGTCGGCGCTGCACACGCCGGTGCAGGTGCGGGCGCTGACCGATGCGATTGCCGACGCGCGCGACAAGGTGCTGCGCCAGCAGTCGCTGGATGCGCTGAGCGCGTGACGCAGGCCGGCTGAGCATGCATATCGAGGTGGTAGGGCGCGGCCCGGCGCTGGTATTGATTCATGGCTGGGCACTGCATGGCGGGGTATTCGCCCCGCTGGTGGAGCGCCTGCAGGACCAGTTTGAACTGCACCTTGTGGACCTGCCCGGCCACGGCTACAGCCGCGAAGATCCCACCGCCCTGCGCCTGCCGCACGTGGTCAACGCCATTGCCGCCGCTACGCCACCCGCGGTGTGGTGCGGCTGGTCGCTGGGCGGGTTGTTCGCCCTGCACGGGGCCGCCGTGGTGCCGAAGGTGCGCGGACTGGTGATGATCGCCGCCACCCCGCGCTTCGTCCGGGGCGAGGACTGGCCGCACGCGGTGGAGCCGGCGGTCTTCGCGCAGTTCGGCCAGGATCTGGCCCAGGACTACCGGGGCACGCTGGAGCGCTTTCTGGCGCTGGACGCGATGGGTTCCGAACATGCCCGTCAGGAGCTGCGCACGCTGCGCGCGGCGCTGGTGGAGCGCGGCGAGCCGGCTCCACGGGCGCTGCAGGAAGGCCTGGCCCTGCTGGAGAACACCGACCTGCGTGGCGCGCTGCCGGCGCTGCGAAAACCCAGTTTGTGGCTGGCTGGCCAGCGTGACCGGCTGGTAAGCGCGCGCGGCATGCAGGCGGCGGCGGACCTGGCCCCGGATGCGCAGGCGCAGGTGATTGCGCATGGGGGACACGCACCGTTCCTCGGGCATGCCGATATCGTGGCCGCCCAGCTGCGACAATTCGTTGTTGAGAGCAGTCGACTGTCGGTCGACTCTACCGGGTAGGACGCTATGGATCTTGGAATTGCTGGCCGCTGGGCCTTGGTGTGTGCGGCCAGCAAGGGGCTGGGTCTGGGTTGCGCGCGCGCACTGGTGCGCGAAGGCGTGAACGTGGTGATTGCCGCACGTGGCGAGGAAGCGCTGGCCCGCGCTGCCGCCGAGCTGAGGGCATTGCCCGGTGCCGGCGAGGTCCGCGCCGTGGTCGCCGACGTCACCACCGAAGCCGGCCGTGCAGCGGCGTTGGCGGCCTGCCCGCAGGTGGACATTCTGGTCAACAACGCCGGTGGCCCGCCAGCCGGCGACTTCCGCCAGTTCGAACGGGCCGACTGGATTGCGGCGCTGGACGCCAACATGCTGAGCCCGATTGAACTGATCCGGGCGACGGTGGACGGGATGATCGAGCGCGGCTTCGGCCGCATCGTCAACATCACCTCATCCTCGGTCAAAGCCCCGATCGACATCCTGGGTCTGTCCAACGGTGCGCGGTCCGGCCTGACCGGCTTCGTCGCCGGCCTGGCGCGGCGCACGGTGGCGCACAACGTGACCATCAACAACCTGCTGCCGGGCCAGTTCGATACCGACCGCCTGCGCGGCAACTTCGCCTACGTCGCGCAGCACCAGGGCGTAGACGCGGGACAGATCGCCGAGCGCAAGCGCACCCATATTCCGGCGGGCCGCTTCGGTAATGCCGATGAATTTGGTGCGGCGTGTGCGTTCCTGTGCAGTGCACAGGCGGGCTATATCACCGGACAGAACCTGCTGATCGACGGCGGGGCGTATCGAGGAACGTTCTGATTGCCGCCGCACGACCAACGGTCGTGCGCTACCGATTCACCGGCACCTTTTTTCGTAGTGAGCTTTCCATGACGTCCAGTTTCGATCCGCATCACGTTCGTCGCGCGTTCTCGCGTGCTGCCCACAGCTATGACGCGGCCGCCGCGCTGCAGCGTGAAGTGGAGAAGCGCCTGCTGGAATCGCTGGACTATCTGGAAAGCCGGCAGCCACAGGTCGTGTTGGACGTGGGTAGCGGGACCGGCCACGCCAGCGCGGCGATGAAAAAGCGCTGGCCGAAAGCACAGGTGATCGCGCTGGACTTGGCCCCGCCGATGCTGGCCGAGGCGAAGAAGCAGGCGGGCTGGTGGAAGCCGTTCTCGCGCGTGTGCGGTGATGCGCAGGCATTGCCGCTGGCTGACCAGAGCGTGGATGTGATTTTCAGCAACCTGTGCCTGCAGTGGGTGGAGGATCTGCCAACGGTGTTTGCCGGTTTCCGCCGCGTGCTCAGGCCCGGTGGCCTGCTGGTGTGCTCGACCTTTGGTCCGGAAACGCTGATCGAGCTGCGCGATGCCTTTGCGGCCGCAGACAGCACGCCGCACGTCAGCCGCTTTGCACCGATCGCGCAGTTCGGCGATGCGTTGATGATGTCCGGTTTCCGCGACCCGGTGCTGGACCGTGATCTGTTCACGCTGACCTATGCGGACATGGATGCACTGATGCGCGAGCTGCGTGCCATTGGTGCAACCAATGCGCGCCAGGATCGACGCCACACGTTGACCGGGCGCGGGCGCTTTGCTGCGGCGCGGGCGGCGTATGAGCCCTTGCGGCGCGAAGATGGAAAGCTGCCCAGCAGCTGGGAAGTGATTTACGCGCATGCGTGGGCCCCGGAGCATGGCGCACCGATCCGCGAGCGTGGGCATGACGTGGCGAGTGTTCCGGTGTCGGCGATTCCGATCCGGCGTAGGACGGATTAACGCCTGGGCGCACGTTCGGACATCCCGATGACACGCATGGCGTGATGCAATTCGTAGGGACACGCCATGCGTGTCCAGACGGTGCCGATCAGGCCCCGGTCGTCACCAGGTCGCGATGGAAGAAGTAGATTTCCTGCACCAGGAACTTCCAGCTGGTATGGAAGCTGCGGAAGCGCGTGCTTGGCGTTGAGGACGCCAGCGCATCGATTCCCAGCTCATGCGCCAGGCGCAGCGCGCGGGCCATGTGCAGCGGGTCGCTGACGATGATCACGCGGTGCAGGCGGCGCTGTTCCATCAGCCGCTGCGCCTCGATCAGATTCTGCCGCGTGGTGCGCGACGCGGTCTCGATCAGGATCGCCTCATCCGGCACACCCTGCT is part of the Stenotrophomonas oahuensis genome and encodes:
- the bioC gene encoding malonyl-ACP O-methyltransferase BioC; translation: MTSSFDPHHVRRAFSRAAHSYDAAAALQREVEKRLLESLDYLESRQPQVVLDVGSGTGHASAAMKKRWPKAQVIALDLAPPMLAEAKKQAGWWKPFSRVCGDAQALPLADQSVDVIFSNLCLQWVEDLPTVFAGFRRVLRPGGLLVCSTFGPETLIELRDAFAAADSTPHVSRFAPIAQFGDALMMSGFRDPVLDRDLFTLTYADMDALMRELRAIGATNARQDRRHTLTGRGRFAAARAAYEPLRREDGKLPSSWEVIYAHAWAPEHGAPIRERGHDVASVPVSAIPIRRRTD